From the genome of Enoplosus armatus isolate fEnoArm2 chromosome 21, fEnoArm2.hap1, whole genome shotgun sequence, one region includes:
- the timm21 gene encoding mitochondrial import inner membrane translocase subunit Tim21 isoform X2 — MAYTQILKALHRNLQQTATQYSLLHHTHRTVSTVSRLTLRRRAEAPSSVQAALSCFIQAQTRRGLSLDSAARNKSSPEERDNKSVYRYQSGSPKPSAAQKGGLLYVVFQELFSSSSPNKVYGKAFNKVKLHPEVIGAFGEPIKCYGETTRRGRRQQVSHMEYLKDGLKHMRLTFYIEGSEPGLKGTVHSESKENPETGKYEFRYIFVDIDTYPRRTIIVEDNR; from the exons ATGGCTTACACGCAGATATTGAAAGCCCTGCACCGGAATCTGCAACAGACAGCGACACAGTACTCTTtactccatcacacacacaggaccgTGTCTACAGTATCCAGGCTGACCCTCCGCAGGAGAGCCGAGGCTCCTTCGTCTGTTCAGGCGGCACTGAGCTGCTTCATTCAAGCACAGACACGGCGGGGTCTCTCGCTCGACTCCGCAGccagaaataaaagcagccccgaagagagagacaacaagtCCGTGTACAGGTATCAGAGTGGGAGTCCAAAGCCTTCAGCTGCACAAAAAG gtgggCTGTTATACGTGGTCTTCCAGGAGCTGTTTTCTTCCTCAAGTCCGAATAAAGTCTACGGGAAAGCCTTCAACAAAGTCAAGTTACACCCAGAG GTGATTGGTGCATTTGGGGAGCCCATCAAGTGTTATGGGGAGACTACCCGTCGAGGAAGGAGGCAGCAAGTCAG TCACATGGAGTACCTAAAGGACGGACTGAAGCATATGAGACTTACGTTCTACATCGAAGGCTCTGAGCCAGGCCTCAAAGGGACTGTACATTCAGAGTCAAAAGAG AATCCTGAAACTGGAAAATATGAGTTTCGCTACATATTTGTGGACATAGACACCTACCCAAGAAGGACCATCATTGTGGAAGATAACCGATAA
- the timm21 gene encoding mitochondrial import inner membrane translocase subunit Tim21 isoform X1: MAYTQILKALHRNLQQTATQYSLLHHTHRTVSTVSRLTLRRRAEAPSSVQAALSCFIQAQTRRGLSLDSAARNKSSPEERDNKSVYRYQSGSPKPSAAQKVKEAGRDFTYLIVVLIGLGVTGGLLYVVFQELFSSSSPNKVYGKAFNKVKLHPEVIGAFGEPIKCYGETTRRGRRQQVSHMEYLKDGLKHMRLTFYIEGSEPGLKGTVHSESKENPETGKYEFRYIFVDIDTYPRRTIIVEDNR; the protein is encoded by the exons ATGGCTTACACGCAGATATTGAAAGCCCTGCACCGGAATCTGCAACAGACAGCGACACAGTACTCTTtactccatcacacacacaggaccgTGTCTACAGTATCCAGGCTGACCCTCCGCAGGAGAGCCGAGGCTCCTTCGTCTGTTCAGGCGGCACTGAGCTGCTTCATTCAAGCACAGACACGGCGGGGTCTCTCGCTCGACTCCGCAGccagaaataaaagcagccccgaagagagagacaacaagtCCGTGTACAGGTATCAGAGTGGGAGTCCAAAGCCTTCAGCTGCACAAAAAG TGAAAGAAGCTGGCAGAGACTTCACCTACTTGATAGTTGTCCTCATCGGACTAGGAGTGACAG gtgggCTGTTATACGTGGTCTTCCAGGAGCTGTTTTCTTCCTCAAGTCCGAATAAAGTCTACGGGAAAGCCTTCAACAAAGTCAAGTTACACCCAGAG GTGATTGGTGCATTTGGGGAGCCCATCAAGTGTTATGGGGAGACTACCCGTCGAGGAAGGAGGCAGCAAGTCAG TCACATGGAGTACCTAAAGGACGGACTGAAGCATATGAGACTTACGTTCTACATCGAAGGCTCTGAGCCAGGCCTCAAAGGGACTGTACATTCAGAGTCAAAAGAG AATCCTGAAACTGGAAAATATGAGTTTCGCTACATATTTGTGGACATAGACACCTACCCAAGAAGGACCATCATTGTGGAAGATAACCGATAA